The Apium graveolens cultivar Ventura chromosome 6, ASM990537v1, whole genome shotgun sequence genome contains a region encoding:
- the LOC141668753 gene encoding uncharacterized protein LOC141668753, with protein sequence MIESVVIENREYISPKEFGPLTLNMYDSRVWDGLNSKMRDLLVEKGPIRENMIIFPKDKRSREFSTYYSDQKLRNGELVERKWLVYSKELNEVFFFYCKVVKNASSKINLASVGVDDWVHFGEKLKQHDDSLVHLTNLRAWAER encoded by the coding sequence atgATTGAAAGTGTGGTTATTGAAAATAGGGAATACATTAGTCCTAAAGAGTTTGGTCCACTAACTTTGAATATGTATGATTCTCGGGTATGGGATGGATTAAATAGTAAAATGAGGGATTTGCTAGTTGAAAAGGGGCCTATTAGGGAAAATATGATTATATTTCCCAAGGATAAACGTAGTAGGGAGTTTTCAACCTATTATTCAGATCAAAAATTAAGAAATGGTGAACTTGTCGAAAGAAAATGGTTAGTTTACTCAAAAGAATTGAATGAAGTATTCTTCTTTTATTGTAAAGTGGTAAAAAATGCTAGTTCTAAAATTAATTTAGCAAGTGTTGGAGTAGATGATTGGGTACATTTTGGTGAAAAGCTTAAGCAACACGACGATAGTCTTGTACATCTTACAAACCTTAGGGCGTGGGCTGAACGGTAA